GGGTGCCGGCGGGCAGTGCCGGGTCGCGCAGCGGGTCGACGGTGAGCACGTCCGCGCCGGCGGCGGTGAGCAGTTCGGCGGTCTCCGCGTACGAGAAGGTGAAGGCCGGACCACCGGCGAGCGCGACCACTGGCCGCTCGGCGCCGGCCGGCCCGCCGACGGCGGTGACCGGGTCCCACGCGGGGGTGGTCAGCGGTGCGGCGGTGCGGGCCAGGTCGAGCACGGCGTCGAGGTCCACTGTGGCTTCGACCAGCTCGGCGAGCGCGGTGACGATCGCCAGGGACTCGGGGGCCCGCTCGGCGACCGGGACCAGCCCGAGGTGCCGGGCCGGCGCGGCCACCTCGGCGGCGCGGGTGACGGCTCCGAGCACCGGTACGCCGACCTCGGCGAGGGCGTCGCGCAGCAGGGTTTCGTGCCGTGGCGAGCCGACGCGGTTGAGGATCACCCCGCCGATGCGCACGGCCGGGTCGAAGGCGGCCATGCCGAGGGTGAGCGCGGCGGCCGAGCGGCCCTGGGCCGTGGTGTCCAGCACCAGCAGCACGGGCGCCTCGATCAGCCGGGCGACGTGTGCGGTGGAGGCGTAGTCGCGGCGGCCGACGGCGCCGTCGTGCAAGCCCATGACGCCCTCCACCACGGCGATGTCGGCGGGTGTGGGGACGCTCGCGCCGTGGCGCAGCAGACCGGCGATCCGCTCGACGCCGACCAGGAACGGGTCGAGGTTGCGCCCGGGCCGGCCGGCGGCGAGGGCGTGGTAGCCGGGGTCGATGTAGTCGGGGCCGACCTTGTGCGGGCTGACCGTCAGGCCGCGACGGCGCAGTGCGGCGAGCAGCCCGGTGGCGATGGTCGTCTTGCCGTGGCCGCTGGCCGGTGCGGCGACGACGACCCGAGGCAGCGGCCACGGGTCGGTGGTCGTGGTCACCACTCGATGCCCTTCTGGCCCTTCTGGCCGGCGTCCATCGGGTGCTTGACCTTGGTCAGCTCGGCCACCAGGTCGGCGGCGGCGACCAGGCGCGGGTCGGCGTCCCGTCCGGTGATGACGACGTGCTGGAAGCCGGGCCGGTCGGCCAGTGTGGCGACCACCTCGTCGACGTCCACCCAGCCCCACTTCATCGGGTAGGTGAACTCGTCCAGCACGTACAGCCCGTAACGCTCGGCGGCCAGGTCGCGCTGGATCTGCCGCCAGCCCTCCAGGGCGTCGGCGGCGTGGTCGGCGTCGCCGCCGCGCTGGATCCAGGACCAGCCCTCACCCATCTTGTGCCAAGCGACCGGCGCGCCCTGGCCGGTGCGCTCGTGCACCTCGCCGAGCGCCCGGAAGGCGTTCTCCTCCCCCACCCGCCACTTGGCGCTCTTGACGAACTGGAACACCCCGATCGGCAGACCGGCCGTCCAGGCTCGCAACGCCAGCCCGAAGGCGGCTGTCGACTTTCCCTTCATCTGTCCGGTGTGGACGATCAGCAGCGGTCGGTGCCGTCGCTGCCGGGTCGTCAACCCGTCGGCGGGCACCACGCTCGGCTG
This portion of the Micromonospora zamorensis genome encodes:
- a CDS encoding cobyrinate a,c-diamide synthase, with the translated sequence MTTTTDPWPLPRVVVAAPASGHGKTTIATGLLAALRRRGLTVSPHKVGPDYIDPGYHALAAGRPGRNLDPFLVGVERIAGLLRHGASVPTPADIAVVEGVMGLHDGAVGRRDYASTAHVARLIEAPVLLVLDTTAQGRSAAALTLGMAAFDPAVRIGGVILNRVGSPRHETLLRDALAEVGVPVLGAVTRAAEVAAPARHLGLVPVAERAPESLAIVTALAELVEATVDLDAVLDLARTAAPLTTPAWDPVTAVGGPAGAERPVVALAGGPAFTFSYAETAELLTAAGADVLTVDPLRDPALPAGTRAVVIGGGFPEAYAQALAGNTTLRAELADFDGPIVAECAGLLYLGRSLDDVPMCGRLDLTARMTGWLTLGYREAVAVTDSPVARAGEPVRGHEFHRTTTDPGHGDRPAWRWNDAEHGFVSGRVHASYLHTHWAGHPEAARRLVEACR
- the cobO gene encoding cob(I)yrinic acid a,c-diamide adenosyltransferase; this encodes MPQGQPSVVPADGLTTRQRRHRPLLIVHTGQMKGKSTAAFGLALRAWTAGLPIGVFQFVKSAKWRVGEENAFRALGEVHERTGQGAPVAWHKMGEGWSWIQRGGDADHAADALEGWRQIQRDLAAERYGLYVLDEFTYPMKWGWVDVDEVVATLADRPGFQHVVITGRDADPRLVAAADLVAELTKVKHPMDAGQKGQKGIEW